The Chloroflexota bacterium genome window below encodes:
- a CDS encoding phosphatidylserine decarboxylase family protein, with protein MSLFSFDRPADPPVGATLKEGWPYILGLALLALPLWRWKPLAGLAALMAAGAVASFFRDPTRPLDPEADTFYSPADGTVIGTDIVEDPWFVGRPCHRISIFLSVFNVHVNRSPVAGHIVEVRELGTGFAPAMSFERSHENRRREIGLETARGRIVVVQVAGLIARRVVGWVHPGESVLAGQKLGMITFGSRTDLYVPVGEAVPFVTAGQKVVGGKTPVARWL; from the coding sequence ATGTCGTTGTTTTCGTTCGACCGGCCGGCTGACCCGCCGGTCGGCGCGACCCTCAAGGAAGGCTGGCCGTACATCCTGGGGCTGGCGCTGCTGGCCCTGCCGCTCTGGCGCTGGAAGCCGCTGGCGGGCCTTGCGGCGCTGATGGCTGCCGGCGCGGTCGCCTCCTTCTTCCGCGATCCGACACGCCCGCTCGATCCTGAGGCGGACACGTTCTACTCGCCGGCGGACGGCACCGTCATCGGGACGGATATCGTCGAAGACCCCTGGTTCGTGGGGCGGCCCTGCCACCGGATCAGCATCTTCCTGTCGGTGTTCAACGTCCACGTCAATCGCAGCCCGGTGGCCGGCCACATCGTGGAGGTGCGCGAGCTGGGCACCGGTTTCGCGCCCGCCATGAGCTTCGAGCGGTCGCACGAGAACCGCCGCCGGGAGATCGGCCTTGAGACGGCGCGTGGCCGGATCGTGGTCGTCCAGGTGGCGGGGCTGATCGCCCGGCGCGTCGTCGGGTGGGTTCACCCCGGTGAGTCGGTGCTGGCCGGCCAGAAGCTCGGCATGATCACGTTCGGCTCGCGCACCGATCTGTACGTCCCCGTGGGGGAGGCTGTGCCGTTCGTCACCGCGGGCCAGAAGGTCGTCGGAGGGAAGACGCCCGTCGCACGCTGGCTGTAG
- the pssA gene encoding CDP-diacylglycerol--serine O-phosphatidyltransferase: MNRRSLGKRKLGWTVPTRLRRWTPNARGFVMERRGWKRRVAKRGGLAAHVVTFTNLGCGFAVLLLLHEGQVNLAVSLMFLAMVLDFFDGALARMAGHGSAFGKELDSLADLVSFGVAPAFLVYQALNAPSALAAGLVSLSFVVAGAWRLALFNVAESGRDFRGMPITVAGGLMAAIAHQAHLAGNWPWPVLAFFTVGLAGLMVCRVKFVKLSRVLVPAIRKLPDEIRWTVVLLTIPTVAIIMEPSSAAVMTLGAIYVLYSLLDNRRPSPTPTAAKIGEEAAH, translated from the coding sequence ATGAATCGACGATCTCTCGGAAAGCGCAAGCTTGGGTGGACCGTTCCGACGCGGCTTCGGCGCTGGACGCCGAACGCGCGAGGCTTTGTGATGGAGCGACGGGGCTGGAAGCGGCGGGTGGCGAAGCGTGGCGGGCTCGCCGCCCACGTCGTCACCTTCACGAACCTGGGCTGTGGGTTCGCCGTACTGCTGCTCCTGCATGAAGGGCAGGTCAACCTGGCCGTCAGCTTGATGTTCCTGGCGATGGTGCTGGACTTCTTCGACGGTGCGCTGGCCCGTATGGCCGGCCACGGCAGCGCATTCGGCAAGGAGCTGGATTCGCTGGCCGATCTCGTCTCGTTCGGGGTGGCCCCGGCTTTCCTGGTCTACCAGGCGTTGAACGCGCCGTCAGCGCTCGCGGCCGGGCTGGTCTCGCTGTCGTTCGTGGTGGCGGGCGCGTGGCGGCTGGCGCTGTTCAACGTGGCCGAGTCCGGACGCGACTTCCGGGGCATGCCGATCACGGTGGCTGGCGGTTTGATGGCGGCCATCGCCCATCAGGCGCACCTGGCGGGCAACTGGCCGTGGCCGGTCCTGGCGTTCTTCACCGTGGGGCTGGCCGGACTGATGGTCTGCCGGGTCAAGTTCGTCAAGCTCTCGCGCGTGCTGGTCCCGGCCATCCGCAAGCTGCCGGATGAGATCCGCTGGACGGTTGTGCTGCTGACCATCCCGACGGTGGCCATCATCATGGAGCCAAGCTCGGCGGCGGTGATGACCCTCGGCGCGATCTACGTGCTCTACAGCCTGCTGGACAACCGCCGCCCCAGCCCGACGCCGACCGCTGCCAAGATCGGCGAGGAGGCCGCGCACTGA
- a CDS encoding FecR domain-containing protein — protein MPAGWRWDGVVRPTSRLLVVTLIVVGLLWQASFALGQVAAGATVTVLRGTVSVSRADGTAVMPASSGLVLGVGDTVATVGRSSALVTFFDGSEIELGADTAIVIQNMQAGSAGEKTILIKNVVGSTVHRIVALATPGSSYRIEANGTVTDVRGTTLGHRVDEDGNVTVYLIDSNGNVMFPTSSYFMRDGEVCTWSVSGDLVCASANGENVWNVLANGVFGNQAGGTGNQGALTGSQPNNKPRDDHDSRDGGPTPTATATATATPEGRLTPTDTATPTPTTTPTVTSTTNQPPCALLVAGC, from the coding sequence ATGCCGGCAGGCTGGCGTTGGGACGGGGTCGTACGGCCAACATCGCGGCTCCTGGTCGTGACGCTCATCGTCGTCGGGCTGCTGTGGCAGGCGAGCTTCGCGCTCGGGCAGGTCGCTGCCGGCGCGACGGTCACCGTGCTGCGTGGCACGGTCAGTGTCTCGCGGGCAGATGGCACGGCGGTGATGCCGGCGTCGAGCGGCCTCGTGCTGGGGGTCGGGGATACCGTCGCCACGGTGGGGCGCTCCTCGGCGCTGGTCACCTTCTTCGACGGCAGCGAGATCGAGCTGGGCGCTGACACGGCCATCGTGATTCAGAACATGCAGGCCGGCAGCGCCGGCGAGAAGACGATCCTGATCAAGAATGTGGTTGGGAGCACGGTCCATCGGATCGTCGCGCTGGCCACGCCGGGCTCGTCCTATCGCATCGAGGCGAACGGGACCGTCACCGACGTGCGCGGCACGACGCTCGGGCACCGGGTGGACGAGGATGGCAACGTCACGGTGTACCTGATCGATTCCAACGGGAACGTGATGTTCCCGACGAGCAGCTACTTCATGCGGGACGGCGAGGTCTGTACGTGGTCAGTCTCTGGCGACCTCGTCTGCGCGTCGGCCAACGGCGAGAATGTCTGGAATGTGCTGGCGAACGGCGTTTTCGGGAACCAGGCCGGCGGCACAGGCAATCAAGGGGCGCTGACCGGCTCGCAGCCGAACAACAAGCCGCGCGACGACCACGACAGCCGCGATGGCGGCCCGACGCCAACGGCGACAGCGACAGCGACAGCTACGCCGGAGGGACGCCTGACGCCCACCGACACGGCCACCCCGACGCCGACCACTACCCCGACCGTGACCTCTACTACGAACCAGCCGCCCTGTGCGCTCCTGGTGGCCGGCTGCTAG
- a CDS encoding ABC-F family ATP-binding cassette domain-containing protein: protein MLRLVELEKSYGSRPILDAVSLTIASGEKIALVGANGAGKTTLLKIVCGEEEPDNGEVQLANGWQIGYLPQDAGVVDERTLWDEMLAAHADLLALQHEATEIERSLHVDLPEEDLGRLVDRHAEVLARFEARGGYRVEAEIHKILAGLGFGKNDLHKRTDEFSGGWRTRIALAKLLVRGADLLLLDEPTNHLDLDATEWLEGYLKASGASAIVVSHDRYFLDRMISRTVELERGKLVEYAGNYSYYLGEKERRFQAAQTAYERQQRELKRQQGFIDRFRAKATKATQVKSREKALARVERIEAPRAEARGMALKFPPAKPSHREVVTIQNVVKRYGPNTVFDGLALTLERGERLALVGPNGAGKSTLLRMLADVEQADRGTLLLGAGVTVGYYAQDQTEVLDARRTVLEEAWAAAPAGWGESAIRTLLGRFCFTGDDAHKPIGVLSGGEKARLAIARLLLQPANLLLLDEPTNHLDLDSREELERALRQFQGTVVMASHDRYFMDRVATKVGEVGGGRLQVYLGAYSSYRDRRIAAGSSSTPTTPPPEQKALDAAARDEAERERAERSARQEAERRRKRGPAAQERELNRIETELGKVAARKSAVEEMLADPAHYGEPGALEALAAEHADLDVRVAELEARWEALAAEIELSA, encoded by the coding sequence GTGCTCAGACTGGTTGAACTTGAAAAGAGCTACGGCTCCCGACCGATCCTCGACGCCGTCTCCCTGACCATCGCCAGCGGCGAGAAGATCGCCCTCGTCGGCGCGAACGGCGCCGGCAAGACGACGCTGCTCAAGATCGTCTGCGGCGAGGAAGAGCCAGATAACGGCGAGGTGCAGCTCGCGAACGGCTGGCAGATCGGGTATCTGCCGCAGGATGCCGGCGTGGTGGACGAGCGCACCCTCTGGGACGAGATGCTGGCCGCCCACGCCGACTTGCTGGCCCTCCAGCACGAGGCCACGGAGATCGAGCGGTCGCTCCACGTCGACCTGCCCGAGGAGGACCTGGGCCGGCTGGTAGACCGCCACGCCGAGGTGCTGGCGCGCTTCGAAGCACGCGGGGGGTACCGCGTCGAGGCGGAGATCCACAAGATCCTGGCCGGACTGGGGTTCGGCAAGAACGACCTCCACAAGCGGACCGACGAGTTCTCGGGCGGCTGGCGCACCCGCATCGCACTGGCGAAGCTGCTGGTGCGCGGGGCCGACCTGCTCCTGCTGGACGAGCCGACGAACCACCTGGATCTCGACGCGACGGAGTGGCTCGAAGGGTATCTGAAAGCCTCGGGTGCGTCGGCCATCGTGGTCTCGCACGACCGCTACTTTCTGGACCGGATGATCTCGCGGACCGTCGAACTGGAGCGCGGCAAGCTGGTGGAGTACGCCGGCAACTACTCCTACTACCTGGGGGAGAAGGAGCGGCGATTCCAGGCGGCCCAGACGGCCTACGAGCGCCAGCAGCGCGAGCTGAAGCGGCAGCAGGGGTTCATCGACCGATTCCGCGCCAAGGCGACCAAGGCGACCCAGGTCAAGAGCCGCGAGAAGGCGCTGGCCCGCGTCGAGCGCATCGAGGCTCCGCGCGCCGAGGCCCGTGGCATGGCGCTCAAGTTCCCGCCGGCCAAGCCGAGTCACCGCGAAGTCGTGACGATCCAGAACGTCGTCAAACGGTACGGCCCGAACACCGTCTTCGACGGGCTGGCGCTGACGCTGGAGCGAGGCGAGCGGCTGGCGCTCGTCGGCCCGAACGGGGCCGGCAAGAGCACGCTCCTCCGGATGCTGGCGGACGTGGAGCAGGCCGACCGTGGCACGCTGCTGCTCGGGGCTGGCGTGACGGTCGGGTACTACGCCCAGGATCAGACCGAGGTACTGGACGCGCGGCGGACGGTCCTCGAAGAGGCCTGGGCGGCCGCGCCGGCCGGCTGGGGCGAGTCGGCGATCCGCACGCTGCTGGGCCGGTTCTGCTTCACCGGCGACGACGCGCACAAGCCGATCGGCGTGCTCTCCGGCGGCGAGAAGGCGCGGCTGGCGATTGCCCGGCTGCTCTTGCAGCCGGCCAACCTGCTCCTGCTCGACGAGCCGACGAACCACCTGGACCTGGACTCACGCGAGGAGCTGGAGCGGGCCCTGCGTCAGTTCCAGGGGACGGTGGTCATGGCGAGCCACGACCGCTACTTCATGGACCGCGTGGCGACGAAGGTCGGCGAGGTGGGCGGCGGGCGGCTCCAGGTCTATCTGGGCGCGTACTCGTCGTACCGCGACCGGCGCATCGCCGCCGGCAGCTCCTCGACGCCGACGACGCCGCCACCCGAGCAAAAAGCCCTGGACGCCGCCGCCCGCGACGAGGCCGAGCGCGAGCGCGCCGAGCGGTCGGCTCGCCAGGAGGCTGAGCGGCGGCGAAAGCGTGGCCCGGCCGCCCAGGAGCGTGAGCTGAACCGCATCGAGACGGAGCTGGGCAAGGTGGCGGCGCGCAAGTCAGCCGTCGAGGAGATGCTGGCCGACCCGGCCCATTACGGCGAGCCGGGCGCGCTGGAGGCGTTGGCCGCCGAGCACGCCGACCTGGACGTACGCGTCGCGGAGTTGGAAGCGCGCTGGGAAGCCCTGGCCGCCGAGATCGAGCTGTCGGCGTAG
- a CDS encoding SDR family oxidoreductase — translation MSGQLQGQIAIVTGGSGGIGTALCKTLAASGATVVVVDIDGAGAARVADEIRAAGGTAEGRRLDVTNPAEVTALVQDVAATYGRLDQLWNNAGIVTIGPLIDISPEDWRRVFAVNVEGALFGTQAALRQMLGQEPHPVARRKGLIVNVSSGAADRGRPMLPAYGASKAAMTHLMKTTAAAYGEQGICATAIYPSSIFEGMWKQIDPEWGAYEGLPPGEMGRRRMSESLLGRYEKPEEVAAIALRIAERTGLAMNGKIVITTPTVRDS, via the coding sequence ATGAGTGGGCAACTACAAGGGCAGATCGCCATCGTGACCGGGGGATCCGGCGGCATCGGCACGGCGCTGTGCAAGACGCTCGCCGCCAGCGGGGCGACGGTCGTGGTGGTGGACATCGACGGCGCTGGGGCGGCGCGCGTCGCCGACGAGATCCGCGCGGCCGGCGGCACGGCGGAGGGGCGGCGGCTCGACGTCACGAACCCCGCCGAGGTCACGGCGCTGGTGCAGGACGTGGCTGCCACCTACGGGCGGCTCGATCAGCTCTGGAACAACGCCGGCATCGTGACAATCGGCCCGCTGATCGACATCTCGCCCGAAGACTGGCGGCGCGTCTTCGCCGTGAACGTGGAAGGCGCGTTGTTCGGCACCCAGGCGGCCCTGCGCCAGATGCTCGGCCAGGAGCCACACCCCGTTGCCCGGCGCAAGGGGCTGATCGTCAACGTCAGCTCGGGGGCGGCGGATCGTGGCCGCCCGATGCTCCCGGCCTACGGCGCGAGCAAGGCCGCGATGACCCACCTGATGAAGACGACGGCGGCAGCGTACGGCGAGCAGGGCATCTGCGCGACGGCGATCTATCCAAGCAGCATCTTCGAGGGCATGTGGAAGCAGATCGATCCGGAGTGGGGCGCTTACGAGGGGCTGCCGCCCGGAGAGATGGGCCGCCGACGGATGTCCGAGAGCCTGCTCGGGCGCTACGAGAAGCCGGAGGAGGTCGCGGCGATTGCCCTGCGGATCGCCGAGCGGACCGGGCTCGCGATGAACGGAAAGATCGTGATCACCACGCCCACCGTCCGGGACTCCTGA
- a CDS encoding sugar phosphate isomerase/epimerase produces the protein MPIELGIATPAVPRDPRLLDDQFCKWAADLGVTVLGTHLGPTPEDVLPYAAEVRERLDGWGLRIVQATGYNPALVGRDAARRDDDLARLARSFRAAQLLGSPMVLTGCGSYHPTHGYGPHPENHRPEARERIVEFLRLAAPRAEDHGVVLALECHLITALDTPEHIREIVEAVGSPSIRVNFDPVNLLSSIDAVYQSGAEMERMLSVLGPYYHWTAHAKDLVIEPRLALHFDETVCGDGLLDWAAYLRCAEWLGTPEQPAAVLVEHMPAFLAPRGLTFVRGQAAAAGIQVLGRRG, from the coding sequence ATGCCGATCGAGCTTGGGATCGCGACGCCGGCCGTCCCGCGCGATCCGCGTCTGCTGGACGACCAGTTCTGCAAGTGGGCCGCCGATCTCGGCGTGACGGTGCTTGGCACGCACCTCGGCCCGACCCCGGAGGACGTACTGCCCTACGCTGCCGAGGTGCGCGAGCGGCTCGACGGCTGGGGCCTCCGCATCGTGCAGGCGACGGGCTACAACCCCGCGCTCGTCGGGCGGGATGCCGCGCGCCGCGACGACGATCTCGCCCGGCTGGCGCGGTCGTTTCGCGCAGCCCAGTTGCTCGGCAGTCCGATGGTGCTGACCGGCTGTGGCAGCTACCATCCGACGCACGGCTACGGGCCGCACCCGGAGAATCACCGCCCTGAGGCCCGCGAGCGGATCGTCGAGTTCCTGCGGCTGGCTGCCCCGCGCGCCGAAGATCACGGGGTGGTGCTGGCGCTCGAGTGCCACCTGATCACGGCGCTCGACACACCGGAGCACATCCGCGAGATCGTCGAGGCGGTCGGCTCGCCCAGTATCCGCGTCAACTTCGATCCGGTCAACCTGCTGAGCAGCATCGACGCGGTCTATCAGTCCGGGGCCGAGATGGAGCGGATGCTCTCCGTGCTGGGTCCGTACTATCACTGGACCGCACACGCCAAGGACCTCGTCATCGAGCCACGGCTGGCGCTCCACTTTGACGAGACGGTCTGCGGCGACGGCCTGCTGGACTGGGCAGCCTATCTGCGCTGCGCCGAGTGGCTGGGCACGCCCGAGCAGCCGGCGGCGGTCCTGGTGGAGCACATGCCAGCGTTTCTCGCGCCGCGCGGCCTCACCTTCGTGCGCGGGCAGGCAGCAGCGGCCGGCATCCAGGTTCTCGGGCGGCGGGGGTGA
- a CDS encoding glycosyl hydrolase: protein MTGERAVQAYAAMQRHLYLQGARLYRESVPTAAGGNPFAYVWPFEEAAKAALYMRGLPDVGHQYAADIENVVDRLAYWQPRRRNGIVNKPSYASYPPFPLGQGGDTYLDDNTWIALDIVQAYRMRTGGRPARHDAGLERAGQILDLVSAAWASDAQPYPGGVYWVDATWNRDRGAAVTAGLAALAAHLHDLTEPAGRNGRATVDRVQTAIEAYRWLRATLWIEHGSEAGLYHDKVLGDGRIDTAQWIYNQGVPVAAGVMLHRITGDTIYLEQAEQTAEAALAWYGRQSYAGQPAIFVAIFFRNLLQLAAVTGARAYHDEMLAYADRAWRDPSIHDRATGLFHFEGPGRPCTLLDQAAMVQLLALGAWPTEQYRSLA, encoded by the coding sequence ATGACTGGCGAACGGGCCGTCCAGGCGTACGCAGCGATGCAGCGCCACCTGTACTTGCAGGGCGCGCGGCTCTACCGAGAGTCCGTCCCGACTGCTGCCGGTGGCAACCCGTTCGCCTACGTCTGGCCGTTCGAGGAGGCTGCCAAGGCCGCCCTGTACATGCGCGGTCTGCCGGACGTCGGCCACCAGTACGCGGCCGACATCGAAAATGTCGTCGATCGGCTGGCGTACTGGCAGCCGCGCCGCCGCAACGGCATCGTCAACAAGCCATCGTACGCGTCGTATCCGCCGTTTCCGCTCGGGCAGGGCGGCGACACCTACCTTGACGACAACACCTGGATCGCGCTGGACATCGTGCAGGCGTACCGGATGCGGACCGGCGGCCGGCCAGCGAGACACGACGCCGGCCTGGAGCGGGCCGGCCAGATCCTCGACCTCGTGTCGGCGGCGTGGGCCAGCGACGCGCAGCCGTACCCCGGTGGCGTGTACTGGGTAGACGCCACCTGGAACCGCGACCGTGGCGCAGCGGTCACGGCAGGGCTGGCAGCGCTCGCCGCGCACCTCCACGATCTGACCGAGCCGGCCGGGCGGAACGGTCGAGCCACCGTTGACCGGGTCCAGACGGCGATCGAGGCGTACCGCTGGCTCCGTGCAACGCTCTGGATCGAGCATGGCTCAGAGGCCGGCCTCTATCACGACAAGGTGCTGGGTGATGGACGCATCGACACCGCCCAGTGGATCTACAACCAGGGCGTGCCGGTGGCGGCCGGTGTGATGCTCCACCGTATCACCGGCGACACCATCTACCTCGAGCAGGCCGAACAGACCGCCGAGGCCGCGCTCGCATGGTACGGGCGGCAAAGCTACGCCGGTCAGCCTGCCATCTTCGTGGCGATCTTCTTCCGCAACCTGCTTCAGTTGGCGGCCGTCACCGGCGCCCGCGCGTACCACGACGAGATGCTGGCCTACGCCGACCGTGCCTGGCGCGACCCGTCCATCCACGACCGTGCAACGGGCCTGTTCCACTTCGAGGGGCCAGGAAGGCCCTGCACCCTGTTGGATCAAGCGGCCATGGTGCAGTTGCTGGCGCTCGGAGCGTGGCCAACGGAGCAGTACCGCTCGCTGGCCTGA
- a CDS encoding PLP-dependent aminotransferase family protein, with protein sequence MATVPGTRWDDLLSSRAQIGWTGPKAGGGPRVLTESLYEFGGGLPDPASFPHDAMLAATARMLKEEGDAAMTYGEAQGYLGLRKLICHKYELFEDLKVSPDNILVANGSGNALSLAFSAFVDIGDPIITEAPTFSGTLQTIRRHGAEVHSVPVDQDGIVTSAVREQLESITASGRRCKLIYTIVNFQNPSGPTMSLERRKELVALAAEYDTLILEDDAYGELRFEGHALPSIYALDPNGRTIRAGTLSKILGAGVRLGWLCAPAEMIPALQSFLFGGGVNPYMSRVATYFLRDHMEQHVKLLIDIYRNKRDAMLRGLREHLDGTDAEISVPEGGFFIWIKLPTGTDTAELKKWAAEESVEWRPGTGFMPNGGGEEFARLAYSYESVEKCYAGGAAFGKSIRAAMG encoded by the coding sequence ATGGCGACGGTGCCCGGTACCCGATGGGATGACCTGCTCTCCTCACGCGCACAGATCGGCTGGACCGGCCCGAAGGCCGGCGGCGGCCCGCGCGTCCTGACCGAGTCCCTCTACGAGTTTGGAGGCGGCCTGCCAGACCCCGCCTCGTTCCCGCATGACGCGATGCTCGCCGCGACCGCCCGCATGCTCAAGGAAGAGGGCGACGCGGCTATGACCTACGGCGAGGCCCAGGGCTACCTGGGCCTGCGCAAGCTCATCTGCCACAAGTACGAGTTGTTCGAGGACTTGAAGGTCAGCCCCGACAACATCCTGGTTGCCAACGGCTCCGGCAACGCGCTCTCGCTGGCGTTCAGCGCGTTCGTGGACATCGGCGACCCGATCATCACCGAAGCGCCGACCTTCTCCGGCACGCTCCAGACGATCCGCCGGCACGGCGCAGAGGTGCACAGCGTCCCGGTCGACCAGGACGGCATCGTCACCAGCGCCGTCCGCGAGCAGCTGGAATCGATCACGGCTTCGGGCCGCCGCTGCAAGTTGATCTACACCATCGTCAACTTCCAGAACCCGTCTGGCCCCACGATGTCGCTGGAGCGGCGCAAGGAGCTGGTGGCGCTGGCAGCCGAGTACGACACGTTGATCCTCGAAGACGACGCTTACGGCGAGCTGCGCTTCGAGGGGCATGCGTTGCCGTCGATCTACGCGCTCGACCCGAACGGCCGCACGATCCGCGCGGGCACGCTCTCGAAGATCCTCGGGGCGGGCGTGCGGCTCGGCTGGCTGTGCGCCCCGGCCGAGATGATCCCGGCGCTGCAGAGCTTCCTCTTCGGCGGCGGCGTCAACCCGTACATGTCGCGGGTGGCGACGTACTTCCTGCGCGATCACATGGAGCAGCACGTCAAGCTGCTGATCGACATCTACCGCAACAAGCGAGACGCGATGCTGCGCGGCCTGCGCGAGCACCTCGACGGCACGGATGCCGAGATCAGCGTGCCTGAAGGCGGCTTCTTCATCTGGATCAAGCTGCCGACCGGCACCGATACTGCCGAGCTGAAGAAGTGGGCGGCCGAGGAGAGCGTCGAGTGGCGGCCGGGCACCGGCTTCATGCCGAACGGCGGCGGCGAGGAGTTCGCGCGGCTGGCCTACAGCTACGAGTCGGTCGAGAAGTGCTACGCTGGCGGCGCGGCGTTCGGGAAGTCGATCAGGGCAGCGATGGGGTAA
- a CDS encoding FAD-dependent oxidoreductase, protein MSAADRSTNRFDLLVVGGGAFGLGTAAEAAMRGLRVAVVERGPLPNPIAASYGPSRKIRSTYTEPHYAALARKAMQRWREIEAQTGDDLYLAVGNLNFTALDQQPYLDDLEKVSRQIGADIEILGQAELRARFPQFKLAKRALLERDAGFVRASACIESLRIVAERAGATILPEREIVAIDQDGQVVEVRTAGGERFQGERAVLALGGWTKRLLPELTETLTQTKQGIMYLAEVPPIFHSPQMPAWGCSDEGHYGFPAWRTDVFKIAHHVQSEPVASPDFDRRTTPPGFVEGAEAFLRDHFGIDPSSTTVRAESCMYNLSPTSDFLVDFHPRDARLLVATGGSGHGFKFGSVIGAVVMDRLDDVDGDNWSPLFSWDAVVNARALTGRLR, encoded by the coding sequence ATGTCCGCTGCTGACAGGTCCACCAACCGGTTTGATCTGCTCGTCGTCGGCGGCGGCGCGTTCGGGCTGGGCACTGCCGCCGAGGCTGCCATGCGTGGCCTGCGCGTCGCCGTCGTCGAGCGCGGTCCGCTCCCCAACCCGATTGCCGCCTCCTACGGGCCGTCGCGGAAGATCCGCTCGACCTACACCGAGCCGCACTACGCCGCACTCGCCCGCAAGGCGATGCAGCGCTGGCGCGAGATCGAGGCCCAGACCGGCGACGACCTCTACCTCGCCGTCGGCAACCTCAACTTCACGGCGCTGGACCAGCAGCCGTACCTGGACGATCTGGAGAAGGTCAGCCGGCAGATCGGCGCGGACATCGAGATCCTCGGTCAGGCCGAGCTACGGGCACGGTTCCCCCAGTTCAAGCTGGCGAAGCGCGCCCTGCTGGAGCGGGATGCCGGCTTCGTGCGGGCCAGTGCCTGCATCGAGTCGCTGCGGATCGTCGCGGAGCGGGCAGGCGCCACGATCCTCCCCGAGCGCGAGATCGTCGCCATCGACCAGGACGGCCAGGTCGTCGAGGTGCGCACGGCCGGCGGCGAGCGCTTCCAGGGTGAGCGAGCAGTCCTGGCGCTGGGCGGCTGGACGAAGCGGCTGCTCCCCGAGCTGACCGAGACCCTGACCCAGACGAAGCAGGGCATCATGTACCTCGCCGAGGTGCCGCCGATCTTCCACTCGCCCCAGATGCCCGCCTGGGGCTGCTCGGACGAGGGCCACTACGGCTTCCCGGCCTGGAGGACGGACGTCTTCAAGATCGCGCACCACGTCCAGTCGGAGCCGGTCGCGTCGCCGGACTTCGACCGCCGGACGACGCCGCCTGGTTTCGTCGAGGGCGCCGAGGCGTTCCTGCGCGACCACTTCGGCATCGACCCGTCCTCCACGACGGTCCGCGCCGAAAGCTGCATGTACAACCTCTCCCCAACCAGCGACTTCCTGGTGGACTTCCACCCGCGCGATGCACGGCTGCTGGTGGCGACGGGCGGCTCCGGGCACGGCTTCAAGTTCGGCTCGGTGATCGGGGCCGTCGTGATGGACCGGCTCGACGACGTGGACGGCGACAACTGGAGCCCGCTCTTCTCGTGGGACGCCGTCGTGAACGCCCGCGCGCTGACAGGGCGACTGCGCTAG